DNA from Sulfodiicoccus acidiphilus:
CCAGGTCACCCGATCACCTCTCATTCCAGCGTAAAAACATTCATCTGAAGCTCATTAACTCCGCTAAATCCATTACTTTTCCTTTAAAGTGAGGAGAGAGTGCCAGATAACAGAGAGGACAGACTACGACCAATTTGTCCCCCAGTGAGCTCAGTTGTGCCGCCCTGTAGGAGGCTATGGCCTCGCTCTCTCTTTTCCTGAGCGGCCCGATGGGTGCTCCGCAACACATGGAGGTGGCGGGTCCCGTCACAAGCTGATCGTCTTTGAGAGAGGCCCCGGCCGCCTTAATTAAAGATCTGTAAGTCTCCCTCAATCCGAGGAAACGCGAATACAGACAGGAGTCGTGAACCACGTACTCACCTTCTACTTTAGTACCTAGGTCTCTTATTAACTGGAGGTAACTCACCACCTCTAAATCGAAATTGGTGAACTCCCTGTACCTTGAGAACGCATAATGGCTGTGAGGGTCTACGGTAATCAGCTTCTTCACCCCTAGTCGGTTGAAGTGCTGCATTACCCTCTTAGCATACTCTGCGAACTCC
Protein-coding regions in this window:
- a CDS encoding (Fe-S)-binding protein, which codes for MKIEGLVREVLVRSLKDYMMPFPTSKKVCTEWATDIPRGGGTVIYTGCMYQLTPLTDLYANALPLLSKVEGAEKLYPLAMAITPSRVHRERAKRILQNVAAALKRSGVQFNYLYEDEPYSGTVLLELGFVEEFAEYAKRVMQHFNRLGVKKLITVDPHSHYAFSRYREFTNFDLEVVSYLQLIRDLGTKVEGEYVVHDSCLYSRFLGLRETYRSLIKAAGASLKDDQLVTGPATSMCCGAPIGPLRKRESEAIASYRAAQLSSLGDKLVVVCPLCYLALSPHFKGKVMDLAELMSFR